Proteins from a single region of Pyrus communis chromosome 6, drPyrComm1.1, whole genome shotgun sequence:
- the LOC137737759 gene encoding uncharacterized protein has product MAINRDSTPPPMIGKIGPYTVFMTPPSTPKPPEPVFESPLKVAAPVFESPRKVAPPPVQPPPQQLVKPIAVSSDSLSDGSVLGIFKNAVTKVQKAHSSLDDHLARWFGLNQSKYQWALDDYYQSKGVEKDDAKPKEISSKMQSV; this is encoded by the exons ATGGCCATCAACAGGGACTCCACTCCCCCTCCAATGATCGGCAAGATTGGGCCCTACACTGTCTTTATGACGCCGCCCTCCACCCCTAAACCGCCCGAACCGGTTTTTGAATCTCCCCTGAAGGTGGCCGCGCCGGTCTTTGAGTCCCCCAGGAAGGTGGCCCCGCCCCCGGTCCAGCCGCCGCCTCAGCAATTGGTGAAGCCCATTGCCGTATCTTCGGATTCCTTGTCCGATGGCTCGGTGTTGGGGATTTTTAAGAATGCGGTCACCAAAGTGCAGAAGG CTCATTCAAGTTTGGACGACCATTTGGCACGCTGGTTTGGATTAAATCAGTCAAAATATCAGTGGGCGCTAGATGATTATTACCAGAGCAAGGGAGTG GAAAAGGACGATGCAAAACCAAAAGAGATATCTAGCAAAATGCAGAGCGTGTAA
- the LOC137737013 gene encoding adagio protein 1-like, translated as MEWDSNSDLSSEEEDEDGSLIFPDDDDVSVPGPLPFPVENLFQTAPCGFVVTDALDPDHPIIYVNTVFEMVSGYRAEEVLGRNCRFLQYRGPFAKRRHPLVDSAVVAEIKRCLEEGIEFQGELLNFRKDGSPMMNRLRLTPIYGDDDVITHVIGIQFFTEVDIDLGPVPGTSIKESAKFSDRFRSCLSAFRPAAFLGERNMCRGVCGMLQLSDEVLALKILSKLAPRDIASIGSVCRRLYELSKNEDLWRMVCQNAWGSETTRVLEAVPGAKRLGWGRLARELTTLEAATWRKVTVGGSVEPSRCNFSACAVGNRVVLFGGEGVNMQPMNDTFILDLNASNPEWQHVQVSSPPPGRWGHTLSCVNGSHLVVFGGCGRQGLLNDVFVLDLDAKPPTWREISGLAPPLPRSWHSSCTLDGTKLIVSGGCADSGVLLSDTFLLDLSMEKPVWREIPVAWKPPSRLGHTLSVYGGRKILMFGGLAKSGPLRFRSSDVFTMDLSEDEPCWRCVTGSGMPGSGNPGGMAPPPRLDHVAVSLPGGRILIFGGSVAGLHSASQLYLLDPTDEKPTWRILNVPGRPPRFAWGHSTCVVGGTRAIVLGGQTGEEWMLSELHELSLANSVI; from the exons ATGGAGTGGGATAGCAATTCCGATCTGAGCTCCGAGGAGGAGGACGAGGATGGGAGCTTGATTTTCCCTGACGACGACGACGTTTCTGTCCCGGGTCCGCTTCCGTTCCCCGTCGAGAATTTGTTCCAAACGGCGCCGTGTGGCTTCGTTGTGACGGACGCTCTCGACCCTGACCACCCCATCATCTACGTCAACACTGTGTTTGAAATGGTCTCGGGGTACCGTGCCGAGGAGGTTCTTGGTCGCAATTG ccGGTTTTTGCAATATAGAGGGCCATTTGCAAAAAGAAGGCATCCACTAGTAGACTCTGCAGTAGTTGCAGAAATTAAAAGATGTCTGGAGGAGGGTATTGAATTCCAAGGCGAGTTATTAAACTTTAGGAAAGATGGATCTCCAATGATGAATAGATTGCGGCTGACACCAATATATGGGGATGATGATGTGATAACACACGTCATCGGGATTCAGTTCTTCACGGAGGTAGACATTGATCTAGGTCCTGTGCCCGGCACTTCAATCAAGGAGTCAGCAAAATTTTCTGATCGGTTTCGTTCTTGTCTTTCTGCTTTCCGTCCTGCTGCCTTCCTGGGGGAGCGGAATATGTGTCGTGGGGTTTGTGGAATGTTGCAATTGAGTGATGAGGTACTTGCTCTCAAGATTCTATCGAAATTGGCACCTAGAGACATTGCATCTATTGGTTCAGTCTGTAGGCGGCTGTATGAGCTTTCGAAGAATGAAGACCTTTGGAGAATGGTCTGCCAAAATGCATGGGGTAGTGAAACAACTCGGGTTTTAGAGGCCGTGCCTGGTGCGAAGAGGCTAGGTTGGGGTAGGTTGGCACGGGAGCTGACTACTCTTGAAGCAGCGACATGGAGAAAGGTGACTGTTGGAGGTTCTGTTGAACCCTCACGCTGTAACTTTAGTGCTTGTGCAGTTGGAAATCGTGTTGTCCTTTTTGGTGGTGAAGGGGTTAATATGCAACCGATGAATGACACCTTCATATTGGATCTAAATGCCAGTAACCCAGAGTGGCAGCATGTCCAAGTCAGCTCTCCTCCACCTGGTCGTTGGGGCCATACACTATCTTGTGTGAATGGGTCCCATTTGGTGGTATTTGGAGGCTGTGGAAGGCAGGGCTTGCTAAATGATGTGTTCGTACTGGATTTGGACGCAAAGCCTCCAACTTGGCGTGAAATATCTGGGTTGGCTCCTCCGCTTCCTAGATCATGGCACAGTTCCTGCACTCTTGATGGCACCAAGTTGATAGTTTCAGGTGGCTGTGCAGATTCTGGAGTACTCCTAAGTGATACTTTTTTGCTTGATCTCTCAATGGAGAAACCTGTGTGGAGAGAGATACCAGTAGCATGGAAGCCCCCTTCAAGATTGGGCCACACCCTGTCTGTATATGGTGGTAGAaaaattttgatgtttgggggccTGGCCAAAAGTGGTCCACTTCGTTTTCGTTCCAGTGATGTGTTCACAATGGATCTGAGTGAGGATGAACCGTGTTGGAGGTGTGTTACAGGGAGTGGAATGCCCGGTTCTGGAAATCCAGGGGGCATGGCTCCTCCTCCTAGACTGGATCATGTAGCTGTGAGCCTTCCAGGTGGGAGAATACTGATCTTTGGAGGGTCTGTTGCTGGTCTTCACTCTGCGTCGCAACTTTATCTCTTAGATCCAACGGATGAAAAACCTACATGGAGGATATTGAATGTACCTGGGCGGCCCCCAAGATTCGCCTGGGGACATAGTACTTGTGTTGTTGGAGGGACAAGGGCAATTGTCCTTGGTGGTCAAACTGGAGAAGAGTGGATGCTAAGTGAACTCCATGAGCTTTCACTGGCAAACTCTGTAATCTGA